The Chloroflexota bacterium genome window below encodes:
- the moaC gene encoding cyclic pyranopterin monophosphate synthase MoaC, translating to MLTHLDDQGRAHMVDVGDKAVTQRQAQAQADVRMQPATLDLLVAGELPKGDVLATARIAGIMAAKRTADLIPLCHPLPLSSVTIEIEAHPAQSLLRIISTVRCTGRTGVEMEALMAASVAALTIYDMAKAVDRAMVIEQVFVRNKTGGARGDFQHPLTPLDTSE from the coding sequence ATGTTGACCCATCTTGATGATCAAGGGCGAGCGCATATGGTTGATGTTGGTGACAAAGCGGTTACCCAACGCCAAGCCCAAGCCCAAGCCGATGTGCGTATGCAACCAGCAACATTAGATCTTTTGGTGGCCGGAGAATTGCCCAAAGGCGATGTTTTGGCAACCGCCCGCATCGCTGGAATTATGGCAGCCAAACGTACTGCCGATTTAATTCCCTTGTGTCATCCACTCCCGCTAAGTTCCGTAACGATTGAAATCGAGGCGCATCCTGCGCAATCGCTGCTTCGTATTATCAGCACGGTGCGTTGCACAGGCCGCACTGGCGTAGAAATGGAGGCGCTGATGGCAGCATCAGTCGCAGCCTTGACCATTTACGATATGGCCAAAGCTGTTGATCGTGCTATGGTGATCGAGCAGGTTTTTGTTCGGAATAAAACGGGCGGCGCACGGGGCGATTTCCAGCATCCCCTAACTCCGCTTGATACCTCAGAGTAA
- the speB gene encoding agmatinase: MTHTTPDNFLGLDQQYSTLETSKVVVLPIPFEATVSYGGGTVNGPTAIIEASQQVEFYDREFDTEPAKNWGVHTLPSVDVNDQDPDSAMHSIAKAVEQTARLGKLVCVLGGEHSVSGAVAQGLHAVHGDFVTVQIDAHADLRDEYEGSKHSHACAMRRILDVGAGDLLQLGIRSLDISEAHMIKTDPRITTFYSENVHDGLHLQALRDFVRGKQVYFTIDIDGLDVGLVPATGTPEPDGLTWREVLEITRILVQESSKVVAFDIMELAPIENLHSPNFVSAKLTYKVMSIIMAKQADLWQ, translated from the coding sequence ATGACCCATACTACTCCCGATAACTTTTTGGGCTTAGATCAGCAGTATAGCACGCTGGAGACCAGCAAAGTGGTAGTTTTGCCCATCCCCTTTGAGGCTACTGTGAGTTATGGTGGTGGCACGGTCAATGGGCCAACGGCAATTATTGAGGCTTCGCAACAGGTCGAATTTTATGATCGTGAATTCGATACTGAGCCAGCCAAAAACTGGGGCGTGCACACCTTGCCCAGCGTCGATGTCAACGATCAAGACCCCGATAGCGCTATGCACAGCATTGCCAAGGCGGTTGAGCAAACTGCACGTTTGGGCAAATTGGTGTGTGTGCTGGGCGGCGAACATTCAGTTTCCGGCGCGGTTGCTCAAGGCCTCCACGCGGTACACGGCGATTTCGTGACAGTGCAGATTGATGCTCACGCCGATTTGCGCGATGAATATGAGGGCAGCAAGCACTCCCATGCTTGTGCGATGCGCCGGATTCTCGATGTTGGCGCTGGCGATTTGTTGCAATTGGGCATTCGATCATTGGATATTAGCGAAGCCCACATGATCAAAACTGACCCACGGATTACGACCTTTTATAGTGAAAATGTGCATGATGGGTTGCATCTGCAAGCCTTGCGCGATTTTGTACGGGGCAAGCAAGTCTATTTTACAATCGATATTGACGGCTTGGATGTTGGCTTAGTCCCAGCGACTGGTACGCCCGAACCTGATGGCCTGACATGGCGCGAAGTGCTCGAAATTACCCGTATTCTAGTGCAAGAATCCTCTAAGGTTGTGGCCTTTGATATAATGGAATTAGCACCAATTGAAAATTTACATTCGCCAAATTTTGTTAGTGCCAAGCTCACCTACAAGGTTATGAGCATTATTATGGCTAAACAAGCTGATTTGTGGCAATAG
- a CDS encoding DUF5668 domain-containing protein, which yields MTAATEQVQRRSLFWPCLLIGLGLLGALSAINLFDASLFDLLDEFWPVLLIGAGLDLLVARNRPRFGLGLALVVLSVLGLYGLTYTEPNYEIYSSAASMPQMAKVVVSERGSTLEIKPEILDGQTSIAGVVQATNIGLRELNPDSEHISIVLGQDEPFGGNKGPQTILVSMNHPVDFDWDLRDVTLNADLSTLQIGKVDAELDAGSAVISLAERGEYHFNIDATTLELSLPVNIPVRIQRDDNATAFNLSRDLNIQQVDDDVYSSPDWEATPEEYRLDIYLSGSASSITIK from the coding sequence ATGACAGCTGCGACAGAACAGGTGCAACGTCGCTCATTATTCTGGCCCTGTTTGCTGATCGGCCTCGGTTTGCTCGGGGCACTATCGGCAATCAATCTCTTCGATGCCAGTTTGTTTGATCTGCTTGATGAGTTCTGGCCAGTCTTGTTGATCGGGGCTGGCCTCGATCTTTTGGTGGCGCGGAATCGACCACGCTTCGGGCTGGGCTTAGCATTGGTAGTTTTGAGCGTGTTGGGCTTGTATGGCCTTACCTATACTGAACCCAACTATGAAATCTATAGCTCTGCCGCATCCATGCCTCAAATGGCAAAGGTTGTGGTCAGCGAGCGCGGCAGTACGCTTGAAATCAAGCCCGAAATCCTCGACGGTCAAACCTCGATTGCAGGCGTTGTGCAAGCAACCAATATTGGCTTACGTGAACTGAATCCAGATAGCGAACATATCAGCATTGTTTTGGGTCAAGATGAGCCATTTGGTGGTAATAAAGGCCCGCAAACAATTTTGGTTTCGATGAATCACCCAGTTGATTTCGATTGGGATTTGCGTGATGTAACGTTAAATGCTGATTTATCGACCTTGCAAATTGGCAAAGTTGATGCTGAATTAGATGCAGGCTCGGCGGTGATTAGCTTAGCTGAGCGTGGTGAATATCATTTCAATATCGATGCAACCACCTTGGAATTAAGCTTGCCCGTCAATATTCCCGTGCGAATTCAGCGCGATGATAATGCAACGGCATTCAATCTCAGTCGCGATTTGAATATTCAGCAAGTTGATGATGATGTGTATAGCAGCCCCGATTGGGAAGCTACCCCAGAGGAGTATCGCTTAGATATTTATCTTTCAGGATCAGCATCAAGCATCACGATTAAATAA
- a CDS encoding phosphatidylserine decarboxylase — protein sequence MPSNRARVRRSLPGIAIEGMPFIGAGLGLTALTALFSRKAAILPLALTAFTSYFFRDPDRECPADSSILYAAADGHITMIDEVDEPRFIGGKATRIVTFLSVFDVHINRTPCAGTVQYRDYVQGEFRAAWDGEADIVNERAYLGLETEHGPVLISQIAGLVARRIITWPVVGEELGAGERFGLIKFGSRTDILVPSGSINVFVKKGQAIKGGLTQIGAWL from the coding sequence ATGCCTTCTAACCGCGCTCGTGTTCGCCGTTCACTGCCGGGTATTGCCATCGAAGGCATGCCTTTCATCGGAGCCGGCTTGGGCTTGACCGCCCTGACAGCGTTATTTAGTCGCAAGGCAGCGATCTTACCTCTCGCGCTCACAGCCTTTACCAGCTATTTCTTCCGCGACCCCGATCGCGAATGCCCCGCCGATAGTTCAATTTTATACGCCGCCGCCGATGGCCATATTACGATGATCGATGAAGTTGATGAGCCACGCTTTATTGGCGGCAAAGCCACGCGAATTGTCACCTTCTTATCGGTGTTCGATGTACATATCAATCGCACCCCTTGCGCTGGCACAGTCCAATATCGCGATTATGTGCAAGGCGAATTTCGCGCTGCATGGGATGGCGAAGCCGATATCGTCAACGAGCGGGCTTATTTAGGCCTAGAAACTGAGCATGGCCCAGTGTTGATTAGCCAAATTGCTGGATTGGTAGCTCGTCGAATCATCACATGGCCAGTGGTTGGCGAAGAATTAGGCGCAGGTGAACGCTTTGGCTTAATTAAATTTGGCTCACGTACCGATATTCTGGTGCCAAGCGGCTCGATCAACGTCTTTGTCAAGAAGGGGCAGGCCATCAAAGGTGGGTTGACCCAGATTGGAGCATGGCTGTGA
- a CDS encoding amidohydrolase family protein, with product MALQQIDTLLLNGIVVTMDAAGTIIRDGGVAIQAGAIVEVGPSSQLRERYTASQTIDCNNHAIVPGLINGHAHVPMSLLRGIVADQQLDVWLYGYMFPVESRFVNPEFVYHGTRLSCAEMIKGGITSFVDMYYFEEEVARAADQAGMRAICGQTVMKWPTPDAASYDEGLERTRRFFEQWKNHGRVIPAIAPHAPYTCNSTIYRAAAELAREFDVPLVTHLSETAREVEEARQLVDKSPIAYVADLDAFTDKGIAAHCVHIDKRDMQLLKKHNAGAVPCPTSNLKLASGVAKYGEMLQAGVNVGLGTDGPASNDDQDLWLEVHLAAILPKGVTGDPTVVNAKQAFAMATSMGAKAVHLDHLVGSVEAGKRADITIVDLGGLHVVPAPAYNYSNDSIYNHLVYSARSGDVRHVLIDGAFVLQDRQLLTLDETEVRSNALRIAETINQFLSQREVNLLDKILAIGGVKQAEIFEVQVKARLDDASSVEAFLESEAVEITKASERKQYDTYFTFDDPNRGRIRYREDHRVDGSRLEPKYNLTLTMPNEREDLPSAVLLSRARYTAPADRSLRFYREYFSPDHVIEVEKYRRRWRIMYGEVDFAINIDMITSGPAKGTYLEIKSRTWSARDAEGKTQIISELLQLAGVTPDQIIKQEYVELAQA from the coding sequence ATGGCTTTACAACAAATTGATACCCTGCTGCTTAACGGCATCGTCGTCACAATGGACGCAGCAGGCACGATCATTCGTGATGGTGGGGTGGCAATTCAGGCTGGTGCAATCGTCGAGGTCGGGCCAAGCAGCCAGTTGCGCGAACGCTATACCGCCAGCCAAACGATCGACTGTAACAATCATGCCATTGTGCCTGGCTTAATCAATGGCCATGCTCACGTTCCAATGAGTTTGTTGCGCGGCATCGTCGCCGATCAGCAGCTGGATGTGTGGCTCTATGGCTATATGTTTCCAGTCGAAAGTCGCTTTGTTAACCCCGAATTTGTCTACCATGGCACGCGCCTCTCGTGTGCCGAAATGATCAAGGGCGGCATTACCAGCTTCGTCGATATGTATTATTTCGAGGAAGAAGTAGCCCGCGCCGCCGATCAAGCTGGGATGCGGGCGATCTGTGGTCAAACTGTGATGAAATGGCCCACCCCCGATGCTGCTTCTTACGATGAAGGTCTCGAGCGCACTCGCCGCTTTTTCGAGCAATGGAAAAATCATGGTCGGGTGATTCCAGCGATTGCGCCGCACGCACCCTACACCTGTAACAGCACCATCTATCGCGCTGCCGCCGAATTGGCCCGCGAATTCGATGTGCCGCTGGTAACTCACCTCAGCGAAACCGCCCGCGAAGTCGAAGAAGCTCGCCAGTTGGTCGATAAATCGCCAATCGCCTATGTCGCCGATTTGGATGCCTTTACCGATAAAGGGATTGCAGCCCATTGTGTGCACATCGACAAACGCGATATGCAATTGCTCAAAAAGCATAACGCGGGAGCCGTGCCCTGTCCAACCAGCAACCTCAAACTGGCGAGCGGCGTGGCCAAATATGGCGAAATGCTACAAGCTGGTGTGAATGTGGGGCTTGGCACTGATGGCCCTGCATCCAACGACGACCAAGATTTGTGGTTGGAAGTGCACTTGGCGGCAATTTTGCCCAAGGGTGTCACGGGCGATCCCACTGTGGTCAACGCCAAGCAAGCCTTTGCTATGGCTACGAGCATGGGTGCTAAAGCTGTACACCTTGATCATTTGGTTGGCAGCGTCGAAGCTGGCAAACGCGCCGATATCACAATTGTTGATTTGGGTGGATTGCACGTCGTGCCAGCCCCAGCCTACAACTACAGCAACGATTCAATCTACAATCACTTGGTCTACTCAGCCCGCTCAGGCGATGTACGCCATGTGTTGATTGATGGGGCATTTGTGCTGCAAGATCGCCAATTGTTGACGCTTGATGAAACCGAAGTTCGGAGCAATGCCCTGCGGATCGCCGAAACGATCAACCAATTCCTTAGCCAACGTGAAGTCAATTTGTTGGATAAAATTCTGGCAATCGGCGGAGTTAAACAAGCTGAAATCTTCGAAGTTCAAGTCAAAGCCCGTTTGGACGATGCTAGCAGCGTTGAAGCTTTCCTCGAATCGGAGGCGGTCGAAATTACCAAGGCGAGCGAACGCAAGCAATACGATACCTACTTCACCTTCGATGATCCCAATCGTGGGCGGATTCGCTACCGTGAAGATCATCGGGTTGATGGCTCGCGGCTTGAGCCAAAATACAATTTGACTTTGACCATGCCCAATGAACGCGAAGATTTGCCCTCGGCAGTCTTGCTTTCACGGGCACGCTACACCGCGCCAGCTGATCGTTCGTTACGCTTCTATCGTGAATATTTCTCGCCCGATCATGTGATCGAAGTTGAGAAATATCGCCGCCGCTGGCGGATTATGTATGGCGAGGTTGATTTTGCGATCAATATCGACATGATCACCAGTGGCCCGGCCAAAGGCACCTATTTGGAAATCAAGAGCCGCACATGGTCGGCCCGTGACGCTGAAGGCAAAACCCAAATCATCAGCGAATTATTGCAATTGGCCGGAGTTACGCCCGACCAAATTATCAAGCAAGAATACGTTGAATTAGCCCAAGCTTAA
- the pssA gene encoding CDP-diacylglycerol--serine O-phosphatidyltransferase — MKFRRSWVPNLVTSGNLFCGFLAVIAAVDGQAFKAAVLICLAASFDTLDGRAARMLGVSGEFGKELDSLADVVSFGTAPALLIYQISLREVGWIGTIAAGIFVCCGAGRLARYNLITSSDKRFFVGMPIPMAGMTAASLALYTGALNPYVATALIGFTGFLMISTLRFPSVEQIAFETFLPIRIAFIAIFVLALARPSQFLYVLPLSYISYGMIANIVWAIRGRGSRSAA, encoded by the coding sequence GTGAAATTTCGCCGTTCATGGGTTCCCAATCTTGTTACGTCGGGCAACCTGTTTTGCGGCTTTTTAGCAGTTATTGCTGCTGTTGATGGTCAGGCCTTCAAAGCCGCTGTGCTCATTTGTTTGGCTGCAAGTTTTGATACGCTCGATGGTCGCGCCGCGCGGATGTTGGGCGTAAGTGGCGAGTTTGGCAAGGAATTGGATTCACTAGCCGATGTAGTTTCATTTGGCACTGCTCCAGCCTTGCTGATCTACCAAATATCGTTGCGCGAAGTTGGCTGGATTGGCACAATCGCTGCGGGCATTTTTGTGTGCTGTGGCGCTGGCCGTTTAGCCCGCTACAATTTGATTACCAGCTCGGATAAGCGCTTTTTTGTGGGTATGCCGATTCCGATGGCGGGTATGACTGCTGCTTCGTTGGCGCTCTACACTGGTGCACTCAACCCGTATGTGGCAACAGCATTAATTGGCTTTACTGGCTTTTTGATGATTAGCACCTTGCGTTTCCCTAGTGTCGAGCAAATCGCCTTTGAAACCTTCTTGCCAATTCGGATCGCCTTTATCGCGATCTTTGTGTTGGCACTTGCTCGGCCAAGCCAATTTTTATATGTCTTACCCCTCAGCTATATCTCCTATGGCATGATTGCCAACATTGTTTGGGCAATTCGTGGGCGTGGTTCGCGCAGCGCCGCTTAA
- a CDS encoding patatin-like phospholipase family protein, whose translation MRAIVFSGGANRGSLQAGAALALLEAGIIPDLVVGSSVGSINGAVLACHPSLAGIQRIAQRWKSVKREDIFPGGSLRSAWRVVRGRGSLHHNHGLRRFILSLLPPNIRRFSDLSIPFFVTATNYRTGDMHLFGDDPRERLVDALMASAAVPPYLPAYHYRGETYLDGGFVSNLPIGVALQQGASEIWALEIGLDAAATVPPFGMRGSLTRTFDALMRRQMAHERELVRLAAKAGVKVHHIQMLHYSGLDVRDFRYSSQLMDLGYQSAKTYLSEQNQLAPVAAPIEPARRSKVEAALRTSIAAQAQLARLRFGILRGMLRRQGLPQDSVIPPS comes from the coding sequence ATGCGTGCAATTGTCTTTAGTGGTGGAGCCAATCGCGGCTCACTCCAAGCCGGAGCAGCTCTCGCGCTGCTCGAAGCCGGCATTATCCCCGATTTAGTCGTTGGTTCCTCGGTTGGTTCAATCAATGGGGCAGTTTTAGCTTGTCATCCTAGTTTAGCTGGCATTCAACGCATCGCCCAGCGCTGGAAAAGCGTCAAGCGCGAGGATATTTTTCCTGGTGGTTCGTTGCGCTCAGCCTGGCGGGTGGTGCGTGGGCGTGGTTCGCTGCATCATAATCATGGCTTGCGACGCTTTATTCTCTCGCTGCTACCGCCCAATATTCGGCGCTTCAGCGATTTGTCCATTCCCTTTTTTGTCACGGCCACCAATTATCGCACTGGTGATATGCATTTGTTTGGCGATGATCCCCGTGAGCGCTTGGTTGATGCCTTGATGGCCAGCGCTGCCGTGCCACCCTATTTGCCTGCTTATCATTATCGCGGCGAAACTTACCTTGATGGTGGGTTCGTCTCGAATTTGCCAATTGGCGTGGCTTTGCAACAAGGGGCTAGCGAAATTTGGGCCTTGGAAATTGGGCTTGATGCAGCCGCCACCGTGCCGCCGTTTGGGATGCGTGGCTCGTTGACCCGCACTTTTGATGCCTTGATGCGTCGTCAAATGGCTCATGAACGCGAATTAGTGCGCTTGGCAGCTAAGGCTGGAGTCAAAGTGCATCATATTCAAATGTTGCATTACAGTGGGCTTGATGTGCGTGATTTTCGCTATAGCAGCCAATTGATGGATTTGGGCTATCAAAGCGCCAAAACCTACCTGAGTGAACAAAACCAACTAGCACCAGTCGCAGCGCCAATAGAACCAGCTCGTCGCAGCAAAGTCGAGGCGGCTTTACGCACCAGCATTGCGGCTCAAGCTCAATTGGCTCGTTTGCGCTTTGGCATTTTACGCGGTATGTTGCGCCGCCAAGGCTTACCCCAGGATTCAGTTATTCCACCAAGTTAA
- a CDS encoding STAS domain-containing protein has protein sequence MSVEHALADFLEANLGRFAKHTGDLLRQIPKSPYSKLSDAELIPRMQKPFVATISALRGDLQALIDFSRQSIRLVADNPNANSETVAQVGEAIYETLKFAARELFVDNELNYALVLAVAAEVTFIANKNSYQAFVDIREARIREREETLQQMTSELDQANAALRELAAPIAPIHDNILVLPLVGSIDTNRAQMLTEDLLEQIVARQSDIVIMDITGVPIVDTNIANYLVQTTKAVSLLGAQVILVGISAEVAQTIVGLEIDLRQLSVRANLQDGIEYALEQVGLGIRPLQEQRRG, from the coding sequence ATGAGCGTCGAACATGCATTAGCCGACTTTCTAGAAGCCAATCTTGGGCGCTTCGCCAAACATACTGGCGATTTGCTGCGCCAAATTCCCAAATCGCCCTATTCCAAGCTCTCGGACGCAGAGTTGATTCCTCGCATGCAAAAACCATTTGTGGCGACAATTTCGGCTTTGCGCGGTGATTTGCAAGCCTTAATCGATTTTTCACGTCAGTCGATTCGGCTTGTAGCTGATAATCCTAACGCCAATAGCGAAACAGTGGCCCAAGTTGGCGAGGCGATTTACGAAACCTTGAAATTTGCAGCCCGTGAATTGTTTGTTGATAATGAACTAAATTATGCTTTAGTTTTAGCGGTCGCTGCTGAGGTTACCTTTATTGCTAATAAAAATAGCTATCAAGCCTTTGTCGATATCCGCGAAGCCCGCATTCGTGAGCGCGAAGAAACTTTGCAGCAAATGACCAGTGAACTAGATCAAGCCAATGCTGCTTTGCGCGAACTGGCAGCACCAATCGCGCCAATCCACGATAATATTTTGGTTTTGCCCTTGGTTGGCTCGATCGATACCAATCGTGCTCAAATGTTGACCGAAGATCTGCTTGAGCAAATTGTGGCACGGCAATCGGATATTGTGATTATGGATATCACAGGTGTGCCGATTGTTGATACCAATATCGCCAATTATTTGGTGCAAACCACTAAGGCCGTGAGTTTGTTGGGGGCACAAGTAATTTTGGTCGGTATTAGCGCCGAAGTTGCCCAAACAATTGTTGGCCTCGAAATCGATCTGCGCCAATTGTCGGTTCGTGCCAACTTACAAGATGGTATCGAATATGCGCTCGAACAAGTTGGGCTTGGCATTCGCCCATTGCAAGAGCAACGGCGTGGCTAA
- a CDS encoding PspC domain-containing protein — MQPRLLRSYYDRKLAGVCGGLGAYFEIDSTLVRLVMILLVFTGLTFLIYPVLWLIMPSEKPGAMPPPFMPQQQAGVVPPPQQPFSNVSSPYRYDPFTGQPIAEQPEAYTGTTVQVRPDQYIPPYSQAQQPAHAPRSTRNNKKVLGLLLLAFGLITFIDKFGGAAEFITPLLLIGLGIMLFRRRG; from the coding sequence ATGCAACCACGGTTATTGCGCTCCTATTACGACCGCAAACTTGCTGGCGTATGTGGAGGCTTAGGTGCTTATTTTGAAATTGATTCAACGCTGGTGCGTTTAGTCATGATTTTACTGGTCTTTACGGGCTTAACGTTTTTGATTTATCCTGTATTGTGGTTGATTATGCCGAGCGAAAAACCTGGGGCAATGCCACCGCCCTTTATGCCGCAGCAGCAAGCGGGGGTTGTGCCGCCACCACAGCAACCATTCAGCAATGTTAGCTCGCCCTATCGCTACGACCCATTTACTGGCCAGCCAATCGCTGAGCAACCAGAAGCCTATACTGGCACAACCGTCCAAGTCCGGCCTGATCAGTATATTCCGCCTTATTCGCAGGCTCAGCAACCAGCCCATGCGCCACGGTCAACCCGCAACAACAAGAAAGTGCTAGGGTTGTTGCTGCTGGCATTTGGCTTGATCACCTTTATCGATAAATTTGGTGGGGCAGCAGAATTTATTACGCCATTGTTGTTGATTGGCTTAGGGATCATGTTGTTTCGGCGGCGTGGCTAG